The window CGGTGATGGTCAGGTCGCCCTGGGCATTGGCAGGGATCGGAAAATCGTGCTTGCCGTCGTCGTCGGTGTAGCCTTGGTGAACGGTTTCCCCCCGGGCGTCGGTCACGGTGATGGCCGCTCCTTTGGCCGGGGACGACTGGCTGAACGAGCTTTCCGTATAGATGGTTTCCCCGTCCGTGTAGGCGAAGATTTTGACCCGGTGGGCCTGGGCAGGAAGCGCGCATCCCAGGAGCAACACCAGGGCCGCGAGGAGCGCGGGATAAGCAGTACGAACGGACATGGAGCGATACCTCCTCAGGTTCAGGATGTTTGGGGGCGCACGCCGCCAGCCTCCAGCACCTCGGGCTTGACCCGGGCGAGAAAGCCGAACGCGAACATGGTCACAAAGCCTTCGATCACCATCACGGCCACATGGCTGGCCAGCAGCGCCACGGCCGCCACCAGGAATCCTTCCGTCAGGGCCAGGGAACCGGCCGTGAGCAGGGCCGAGAACAACAGGGCAAGAAAGCCGAACGCAAAGGCAGCGATGTTGCGCTGTTTGGGGCTGCGGCTTTCCAGCAGGGGGCGGAAAATATAGTGGCAGAGCACGGCCGGAGCCGCCATATTAAAGGTATTCACGCCGAGAGTGGTCAGGCCGCCGAACTGGAACAGCACGGCCTGGAGGAGTAGCGCCACGAGTATGGCGGGAAAGGCGGCCCAGCCCAGGACGATGCCGAGCAAGCCGCCCAACACGAGGTGGGCGCTGCTGCCCATGACCGGTACATGCACCAGGGAGCCGACGAAAAACGCCGCTGAGAGCATGGCCACGCTCATGATTTTGTCATAATCCACGCGCCGCAGTCCCACGGCCGTTCCCAGGGCGGTGAGCGCGCCCCCGGCCACCAGAATGGGCCAGGGCAGGACGCCTTCGGCAATGTGCATGCGTGTTTCCCCTTGTTTGACGATGTGCGCCGAAGGTATGGTTTTTGGGCTATAGTGTCAAGGAATGCAAAAGTGTGCTACGCTGTTTCACTGGACAACCAGGGTTGTCGGAGGCATACTCCGCTCCGATTTGTTTCCTGTATCTTTGGGAAAGAGTCGGAACGGCGAGGATACAAGCTGTTTAACAATGGCGGGATAAGGCCGGAAGAGGCGTTCGGGTCGCCCCCACAGGGACGACGCATCGGGGCTTGCGCCTTTTGATGCGGCTGCGCTGGCCGCGCTTTTATCCGCCTTTCAGGAGAATGCATGCTTTTTGACGCCAATACCGTGGCTTTCGCCTCCGTGGCCCTGGTGCTTACGGTGACGCCCGGCAACGACACCATCCTTGTGTTGCGCAACGCCATCCGCGGCGGCAGTCGGGAAGGGATGATCACCGGGCTGGGCATCTGCACCGGCCTGTTTGTGCACGCGCTGTTGTCCGCGCTCGGGCTTTCCTTGATTTTGATGCACTCGGCGGAACTGTACCACGCCGTGAAATGGGCCGGGGCCGCCTATATCGTCTGGCTGGGCTTCCAGGCATTGCGTGATGCGTTTCGCGGTGCGGGCAAGATTCAAGTGGCCGGGGGCGCAGCCGGGCCGGAACCGGGCGTTTCCACCCGCCGTCGCCTGTTCGAGGGTTTTTTGTGCAACGTGCTCAATCCCAAGGTGGTGGTATTTTATCTGGCGTTCCTGCCCCAGTTCATCGGGCCGCAGGATCCGGTGGTGACCAAATCCATCCTTTTGGCGGGTATTCACTGGCTCATGGGGTTGGTCTGGTTGATGTTCATTTCCTGGGGCGTGGATCTGGCCCGGGCGCAATTGGCGCGGCCTGCGGTGCGTCGCGGGTTGGACGCGGTGTGCGGGTTCGCATTGGTGGGACTCGGGGTCCGGCTGGCCATGGATTCCGAATAACGGACCGTGGACTCCCGCTGCCCGGCGAATGCCCCCGGAGCATGGCGAATTGCCGTGTTCCGGGGGCATTGCGTAGGGGCGCGTTGAGCGGAGCTGACCGGTGTGGTGTTAGTGCGCCTCGGCCCAGTTGTGTCCCACACCCATATCCACCCGCAGGGGAACGCGCAGTTCGGTCACGTTCTGCATGATCTCCACCAAACGTTCCCCGGCCTGCAAGGCCACGGATTCCGACGCCTCCAGCAGCAGTTCGTCATGCACCTGAAGGATCAGGGGCGCGTTCAACTCCTGGAGCACCGTGTCCTGGTGCGCCGCAAGCATGGCCAGCTTGATCACGTCCGCGGCCGATCCTTGAATCACGGTGTTCACGGCCTGCCGTTTGGCCTGGGAAACCATTTGCTGATTGCGGGAATGCAGCCCGGGCAGCAGGCGGCGGCGACCAGCCAGGGTGGTCACGTAGCCGTGGGTGGCGGCATCTTCCACAATGGTGTCGTAAAAGGCCTTCAGCGTGGCCAGCCGTTCGAAATACCGTTCAATGAAGGACTTGGCCTCGGACAGCGGCACCTGGAGTTCGCGGGCCAGCCGTTGCGGTCCCATGCCGTAGATCAGCCCGAAGTTGATGGTCTTGGCGGATCGGCGTTCCTCACCGCTGACGGCCTGGGGGGAGTCTTTATCAAAGAGCAGTGCCGCGGTGCGGGAATGGATGTCCTCGTCCTGGGCAAAGGCGTCCAGCAGGGCTGGATCCTGGGAAAAATGCGCCAGCACCCGGAGTTCGATCTGCGAATAGTCGGCCGCGGCCAGCAGATTTCCCGGTGTTGCGGTGAAGCAGGCGCGCATGCGTTTGCCCTGTGGTCCGCGAATGGGGATGTTTTGCAGGTTGGGACCGGAACTGGAGAGCCGCCCCGTGGCCGTGGCCGTGAGGTTGAAATGGGTGTGCAGGCGGCCGTTGTCGTCCATGAGTCGGGGCAGCGGAGCGAGGTAGGTGGAACGCAGCTTTTCCAGCATGCGAAATTGCAGGATCGCCTCCACGATGGGGTGGGCGGACCGGATTTTTTCCAGCACCTGGTTGGCCGTGGACAGTGCGCCGCCCGGCGTCTTGCCTGCGGGTTTGAGTCCCAGCTTGTCGAAGAGCACCACCGCCATTTGCTGGCTGGAGCGGATATTGAAGTTTTCTCCGGCCAACTCGTGAATTTCCTTGGTCAGTTCGTCGATGCGTTCTTGTACTTCGTCCAAAAAGGCGCGGAATGCCTGCTTATCCAGGTGGATGCCCTGGCGTTCCATGGCGGCCAGCACAGGCAGGAGCGGCAGCTCCACGTCGCGCAGCAGGGTTTCCAGGTTGGCGGCGTGCAGCTTGGGCCGGACCCGTTCCAGATAGAGCAGGGCGGCTCCGGCCTGGGCATCGGGGTGCAGGTCTGCGGGTTCATGCCCTTCGGGGTCGTCGGGATCGCTTTGGAACAGGCTTTGGTGCAGTCGGTCCCAGGAATAGTTCCGTTCTTCCGGGTTCAGCAGGTAGGCGGCCAGGGAGAGGTCGAACCAGCGCTCCAGGGGCAGCGCGTCCCACGCGGCATCGGAACGCAGCAGGTCATGGACGTCCGGGCAAACCACGGTCCGCGCCCTGGCCAGGTAGTCGATGAGTTCCGGCAGGGAACCGGTGTATTGCTGTTCGGATCCGATTTCCTCCCGGCTTTGCACGGCAATTCGCAAGCCATTGTCCATGCTGACCAGTCCCACCAGGGCGTCGTCCGGATTCGGGAGCTGGTCCGGCTGTTCAGCCT of the Paucidesulfovibrio gracilis DSM 16080 genome contains:
- the cbiM gene encoding cobalt transporter CbiM → MHIAEGVLPWPILVAGGALTALGTAVGLRRVDYDKIMSVAMLSAAFFVGSLVHVPVMGSSAHLVLGGLLGIVLGWAAFPAILVALLLQAVLFQFGGLTTLGVNTFNMAAPAVLCHYIFRPLLESRSPKQRNIAAFAFGFLALLFSALLTAGSLALTEGFLVAAVALLASHVAVMVIEGFVTMFAFGFLARVKPEVLEAGGVRPQTS
- the polA gene encoding DNA polymerase I, which codes for MSIKERFPDGPEPLYLVDGTSFLYRGFYAYPDLQRSDGMPTNAIFIVLRILLRILREERPKYLGFIMDGKGPTFRHELFEPYKAQRPRMPEDMAVQIDPLREAVQLMGLHLLVSEGVEADDCIASLAARHKEERPVVIVGSDKDLKQCLDEQVVLWDPAGKREKVTTLDIFCEETGLTPAQWPDFQALTGDSSDNIPGIPGVGPKTAEKIMAQAATLEDLRDGGAERLPDKLRAKVTEHMEKVFLYRELTRMRTDCCEEHGLEQLRVQPLHTDDLFDFLTTFEFRSLARDLRSMVPEAPTAAEPVAAATGQASLFGTAAPVPSVPPLTLHKAEQPDQLPNPDDALVGLVSMDNGLRIAVQSREEIGSEQQYTGSLPELIDYLARARTVVCPDVHDLLRSDAAWDALPLERWFDLSLAAYLLNPEERNYSWDRLHQSLFQSDPDDPEGHEPADLHPDAQAGAALLYLERVRPKLHAANLETLLRDVELPLLPVLAAMERQGIHLDKQAFRAFLDEVQERIDELTKEIHELAGENFNIRSSQQMAVVLFDKLGLKPAGKTPGGALSTANQVLEKIRSAHPIVEAILQFRMLEKLRSTYLAPLPRLMDDNGRLHTHFNLTATATGRLSSSGPNLQNIPIRGPQGKRMRACFTATPGNLLAAADYSQIELRVLAHFSQDPALLDAFAQDEDIHSRTAALLFDKDSPQAVSGEERRSAKTINFGLIYGMGPQRLARELQVPLSEAKSFIERYFERLATLKAFYDTIVEDAATHGYVTTLAGRRRLLPGLHSRNQQMVSQAKRQAVNTVIQGSAADVIKLAMLAAHQDTVLQELNAPLILQVHDELLLEASESVALQAGERLVEIMQNVTELRVPLRVDMGVGHNWAEAH
- a CDS encoding LysE family translocator, producing MLFDANTVAFASVALVLTVTPGNDTILVLRNAIRGGSREGMITGLGICTGLFVHALLSALGLSLILMHSAELYHAVKWAGAAYIVWLGFQALRDAFRGAGKIQVAGGAAGPEPGVSTRRRLFEGFLCNVLNPKVVVFYLAFLPQFIGPQDPVVTKSILLAGIHWLMGLVWLMFISWGVDLARAQLARPAVRRGLDAVCGFALVGLGVRLAMDSE